In Rhopalosiphum padi isolate XX-2018 chromosome 3, ASM2088224v1, whole genome shotgun sequence, the genomic stretch aatattaaaatattaaaataatataatattaaatattataatttatttatgttactatgttagtaatattatatttgatatatttccaATATTTAAGTCGCTAACGTCGGCCTTAACTGTTTATTTAGCCTTAATTATATAAGAGTTTCAACAAAcaacatttttccaaaaattaagtTGTATAATAAAGTCAGGTTTATACTAGTATgtccacatattttatttttttttttaatattttaaattagttattaaatttcaaaaagggGTGAGCCTTGAATACGGGGACGAAACCCTCAAGGGGTTGAATTATAAAACGAGCTCGGAGCAAaactacttaattttaaataaaaaaacttctaATGcatagaacaaaagttatttcataTATACTTCATATGTCAGATCTTTGTGTTACATCCGCGATTCacgtatttgtataaataaattgctgatatttgttttctttataaaatatgtgtaaggtattattcatttgtagttataattacaaaacaaatattaaatagatatatcggaaaaaataatttaaaatttaaaatattctaaaaagacatattaaatcaaaaattgcaaaaattgcaagataaaagttttaaaactaaattcttTAGCACCTATATAATTCTAACTTTGTGTTAAGAAAgctatgttttacatttacACACAAACGCACATACCTATATGACCACATgggttatatgtatattgtataattaatattgacactattaaataaaatactataaataatcaaattatttgctgtcataatatgatgattatttttataatacatttttgttaattataatattatattatgcaatcgagatgagaaaatttattttgtttttatgcaaGTATTCACGTGATTGTTACATTTGTACACTAAGCTTATAAGCTATTACATTCGAAAACAATATTAGGCAAAAACGTcttttcacaaaaataaatttcgaCTGATATAGAAACTTACCTTTTTTGTTGTTGACAGACGGCAGCAATGGGCTATGCATAAAAcaggattaaaaaataaaatcatatacttataatattatttaatattttaaaaatataagtaccactcaaaattattatataatcattagtAAAAtgctttttgtatttttaaatattatacaaataatataatgctttgGTTTCGACTCAGTAAAACGAacgatataaagtataaacgataatgcacataatatagCACATAATTTTATAGACGTTTATATAAGCCAACATATTATGACGAACATTTCGTGTATCAGTCCGTTGTGAAGCTTCCATGCAATGCTTCTGTCTGGTACATACAACATACTACGTATgggtacttaataaaaataatgtgcaatatcgatttatttttttatttttatggggaTAATTTTTTAAGCcaaatgtttaacaattatgTTATCTATTCATATGGAATAAAGGTACGGAAATATGTTAagttatttgatatatatatgatacaataaaataatatgtaaatatttcgtaaattttgtgataaaaaaataatggtttaagggaaaaaatgtaatttacatttaaatccaTGCTCTATAGTCAATATAGTCATAGTCCAGCTGACTGCTGTAAGTGCGTCCATAACACGCTTGACATTACGTGCACGTACCatataggcgtgcgcagacctgAATTTCGGGGGTGCCTACAATTTTTTCGGGTGTTTTTCTTAATTTGGGCCCTCACTTAACAagacatgtacatattttagtaaattataatgcacgaataaatattacttacattataatttatatcacatattaatcagtggtattactagtaccaagtataatataatatttcattagatagttggatgtaaaatctattttcaatataatattgtaatatttatttattatttttacttttgtagtcaataatatctagctgttataatcataataagttttatcacgcaaatttaaaatattttgcgttgtattattttttttatcgcgataaataattttttttacgacatattttagaaaaaataccatttttattctagtaacattagttaaaatacagacccatatattatatgctataagACTTAAATTTTAGAGCCCCAATTACATGTCGGGGGTACACCCGGAACcccccgtgcgcacgcctatggcacgtacatgtatatacacacagacataaaagtacctactataataacaGATTAAGCGGGCATTGTTCTAAAGATTTCTCCTTTGTACCCAAAGTGAGGAAGACGATTGTCATAGGTCCAGCTACTATATAGGATCGACAATTTCGGGTTGGTAAAACCGATTATCCTTAGCCCCCTGACAGTTATGGCCGTATCTATGGTTTGTCAAGTCGACCGTCCATTTGGTACCATTTATTTTCCAATAGGTACTGACCGTTGGAATAAAGtgctcgtttttttttttttttttgattgtccggtgtataatatcatagtatatccacggcggcggcggtggcgacgAGGcggatgtaattaattaatttttccgtCATACGGTGCACGCGCagcgtaacataatataaactaaataaaccaCGTACGGCGGTTACTGTCCGTGTGGCCCACAGtattataacagtaatattataatgtaatagccGCGTTGTTACGCCGTTATAGACGAGTGACTAactaacgatattataatgacatgatattattattacatgtagCGGTCGACTTGGAGCGCGCGATTGCCGCCACGGCGTGTGCCCGCCGTCATCATCTCGTCTgcggaaaaaaaatacatcttcTCCGATCCGGTTACGTCGACGTGTAGTATGTGCCCGCGGATGGGGATTCACATTCGCTGCCGTATAAATGGCACGCCGAGCTGAAGACCGCCGTCAGATCACAACACCGACCCTCAGTTGCAACTGCTGAGTCGAAGTCAACCGGACCGCAGCGTACACATAAtaccactaaaataataatacagcaaATAGTGTCGCAGAAGTAATAGGTATAATCATTGTTATTGCAGTGCGAAGTCCTAATAAGAATTATTTCGTAAAATTAAATTCGGAAAGAAAACCCGCTTACACGAGACATCGTCATGGCTGCTGAGGTGAGTAGGATTCAGCTGTATACTTATAACAACatgaacgtataataatatcatatgtacGATGTACCTCTATCAACAGAGCTGTGCATTTTACAAATCATTGgtgatattttaattaggtacctacctaaaaaaacttgaaaattatatataatctaataagACGTAATAATTACAAACTAGACTAAGTCCGTGTAAACttgatttaataagttaattgattttatctatattggttaataataatatatattttttaaaacgtgtaAATAACCTATTACAGATAGTTTGAAATAAAAGCCAGGTACCATTATGGTATCAAAAATACTATATCCGTCTGAACATCTCTGACTAACGGCaagaataattcaatttaagaaacatatttttaattcccTATTGTGTTGTAGGCATTATATCAATTACAgccattgtattatatttaataatatctaagtaGATATACCTATGTGTAATATACATAGCTTGGATTTGATTGAAACTTTCTCGCTATGTTTGTtaagttaatacaattaaatacaagaagttaaatttatcaagagtaaaacttaacttaactttaactttttaattcgtttatttaaatacgtttttttaatactcaacGTTGGGCCTTGATGCATTTTCTTGTCGTTCTTTTCCTATTATCtatcctattttttttatattattatgtatattggaCTTAAGTTAAATCGaaagttgtttatatttttaaaattactcgcGTGGATCTATGATACAATATAGATATAAGTCCATAAGcgcaaaaacaaaatacctttTTAACAGACCATAAACGCAAataaattttaccaaaataaagtgtattttatcaaaatcatatATGGCTACATTCAGtgatgtaaattgtataatattgtattatacgagCGTATTATACAtcatgtacaaaaaaataaaatacgaatggtataaaaaaaaaaatagtgataaaTTATAGGCTAATaacaaagataaaatatttaatatacgcaATGCATAAGATTataagattctaataatatctATGAATGCATAATGTTTCAATtaacaatgttaaaataaacaattgtaaTATAACAATTGTCTCAATGTTAACATTGAGATAACGGCGTAGAACGGCCCATagagttttaattataaatataatattactctatgGCATGACCGCACGAGTAATTTGGTTTTTGCATTTGTTGTTATTGGTAGACAGTAGGCACGATTATAAAGAACTGTTTCTaatcgtaaatatttaatatttacttaatatttataaatcgtaaaCTCGTAGACAGCAGTGGCGTAGTGTGTATTTAACATTCGTATAGTTCTTTTTTATAGAACTACCTATAAGttgctattaatttaaattttactgttttacaatcaaggtttttttctttttttgatctaagtttgtatttattagaaattagaacTATAATATTCAGGGTCTAGACTTTCAACTTGCTAGTCATATAGCCACTGCCCACTAGCCAGTAGTCACAGTTAATACTTACATAGGCACTAATTCAAATTATTGCAAATATTAAAAcctaatattacttaaattaataatcaaaatgcaTCATTATTCATCAATAAACTGCAATAGTATTGATCGTACCACACTCGGAtagctatatttattaattatataagcaccataataatttaaaaaaaatactgtattatacaaatgaaaaataaaatacagtatttTTACATCACTGGCTACATTAATTAAGCGTTTACagcgatattattaaataagttagaCACCGCACGATATAAGTATCTCGATAAAGTggttatcaaaatcaaaatctatCCGGGTAAATCGTTCTCACACcgtattttttttgaattcttaCCACAAAATTTCTAGTATGGGTATATTCCTACACCAGTGCATCTATTTACATACTTTCGACGCACAGTCACGCGAATCCGTTTGACGTAGTCCGTCGTCGAATCACTGCAGGATTTCACTTTTTGAAAAacgactataaaaattaatttcttatctgatatcgtttatattataatattgcagcaGCTGTTCTACGTGGCGATGGCGGCCGCGTGCTGTGCGATGACTTCGGGCAGGCCGTCCGCGACGCCGTTTCCCTACGCTCCGCCGCCGTCCCCGTCGGAATTCGTGGCCACCGCGTCGGAAGCGCCTCTGCGCGGACACGACTTTGCACTCGACGACCACTTCGGTCATCACGTGAATCAACTGCAGCAGCAGCCGTCCGATCAGGACGACGACCATCGCTTCGGTAATCACGAGGACGACCGGAAGCAGCAGACCGCGGACGACGTTCCGCCAGCGGTCGGTTCGTCGTATCACTTCGCGTACGCGGTTGAAGACCCGCTGACCGGGGACGTGAAGAGCCAGAACGAAGTGAGCGACGGCCGCGGCACAGTCCGGGGCACGTACAGCCTGGTCGAACCGGACGGCTCCACTCGGGTGGTCGAGTACTCGGCCGACGACGAGCACGGGTTCAACGC encodes the following:
- the LOC132927476 gene encoding uncharacterized protein LOC132927476 isoform X1, with amino-acid sequence MAAEQLFYVAMAAACCAMTSGRPSATPFPYAPPPSPSEFVATASEAPLRGHDFALDDHFGHHVNQLQQQPSDQDDDHRFGNHEDDRKQQTADDVPPAVGSSYHFAYAVEDPLTGDVKSQNEVSDGRGTVRGTYSLVEPDGSTRVVEYSADDEHGFNAEVKRIAPQHRYAATTSVDSSESRPSSDSGFGRHVDGGAGGDTSVEIIQSTNQQNMHFYIPQEYVITSVRR
- the LOC132927476 gene encoding uncharacterized protein LOC132927476 isoform X2 → MAAELFYVAMAAACCAMTSGRPSATPFPYAPPPSPSEFVATASEAPLRGHDFALDDHFGHHVNQLQQQPSDQDDDHRFGNHEDDRKQQTADDVPPAVGSSYHFAYAVEDPLTGDVKSQNEVSDGRGTVRGTYSLVEPDGSTRVVEYSADDEHGFNAEVKRIAPQHRYAATTSVDSSESRPSSDSGFGRHVDGGAGGDTSVEIIQSTNQQNMHFYIPQEYVITSVRR